A region from the Candidatus Limnocylindrales bacterium genome encodes:
- a CDS encoding DUF1015 domain-containing protein has protein sequence MARFRPFRGLRYAAARVGALDDVVAPPYDVISPAERDDLYARSPYNCTRLILNKDGHDEAARQYRDWSGSGVLQRDEAPAFYLYVQDFEAAGPRRRIGVLGALALEPYKTGVVLRHENTFAHHKQDRLELTRRVKANLSPIFCVYSRPGFVPEPDGGWESVPDIDVVHQGNRHRVWSVREAGNIERIRAAVSDQALFIADGHHRYETALNYWYEISGGKEPPTGDDAPGDEEAPAAHVLAFLATFEDPGMVILPTHRELVDSGGADCDAFWRALSSQFKLRRFERSTQGIEQLQAALAAADKGTHAFGIGLRDMQHLLLATRSVTRQPHSPLDELDVKVLHDDILGRALSAAGGKDAKLAYSIDGRALLERVLRGELEGAFLMNATRPEQMAAVCRAGELMPHKSTYFYPKLLTGLVFHELQ, from the coding sequence TTGGCTAGATTTCGTCCCTTTCGCGGACTCCGTTATGCCGCCGCGCGCGTGGGCGCGCTCGACGACGTCGTCGCACCTCCCTACGACGTGATCAGCCCGGCCGAGCGCGACGACCTCTACGCAAGAAGCCCCTACAACTGCACCCGCCTCATCCTGAACAAGGACGGCCACGATGAAGCGGCGCGGCAGTACCGCGACTGGAGCGGCAGCGGCGTCCTGCAGCGCGACGAGGCGCCAGCCTTCTACCTGTACGTGCAGGACTTCGAGGCAGCCGGCCCTCGCCGCCGCATCGGCGTGCTGGGCGCGCTGGCGCTGGAGCCGTACAAGACCGGCGTCGTGCTGCGCCACGAGAACACCTTCGCCCACCACAAGCAGGATCGCCTCGAGCTGACCCGGCGCGTGAAGGCCAATCTCAGCCCGATCTTCTGCGTGTACTCGCGGCCCGGCTTCGTCCCCGAGCCCGATGGCGGCTGGGAGAGCGTTCCCGACATCGACGTCGTGCATCAGGGGAATCGCCATCGCGTGTGGTCGGTCCGCGAGGCCGGCAACATCGAGCGCATTCGTGCAGCGGTGTCGGACCAGGCGCTGTTCATCGCCGACGGACACCACCGCTACGAGACCGCGCTGAACTACTGGTACGAAATCTCCGGAGGCAAGGAGCCGCCGACGGGCGACGATGCGCCGGGCGACGAGGAGGCGCCCGCCGCGCACGTGCTCGCGTTCCTGGCGACGTTCGAGGATCCCGGCATGGTCATCCTGCCCACGCACCGCGAGCTGGTCGACAGCGGCGGCGCCGACTGCGACGCCTTCTGGCGCGCGCTGTCGTCGCAGTTCAAGCTGCGCCGCTTCGAGCGCAGCACGCAGGGCATCGAGCAGCTGCAGGCCGCTCTGGCAGCGGCCGACAAGGGGACGCATGCGTTCGGGATCGGCCTGCGCGACATGCAGCACCTGCTGCTGGCCACGCGCTCGGTGACGCGCCAGCCGCACTCACCGCTCGACGAGCTCGACGTCAAGGTCCTGCACGACGACATTCTCGGCCGCGCGCTCAGCGCTGCCGGCGGGAAGGACGCCAAGCTTGCCTACTCGATCGACGGCCGCGCGCTGCTCGAGCGCGTGCTACGGGGCGAGCTGGAAGGCGCCTTCCTGATGAACGCGACGCGGCCCGAGCAGATGGCGGCGGTCTGTCGCGCCGGCGAGCTGATGCCGCACAAGTCTACGTATTTCTACCCGAAGCTGCTGACCGGGCTCGTCTTTCACGAACTGCAATAG
- the rlmD gene encoding 23S rRNA (uracil(1939)-C(5))-methyltransferase RlmD codes for MVELDLTIESLAFGGAGVARSGDGRVVFVEGVAPGDRVRAQVTADQGSYLQARTLDVLEPGPSRVAPPCPIVEQCGGCPWQQVDYAAQLAAKKRAVVDALERIGAIHEPPVREVLPSPELFGYRNRLSLRFQDARIGFYQARTNRLVPVADCLLAEEPIRAALPQIEAFVASLATRVMRVEIATRGRLPGLVLAIQSGGRLRHGDTVAAQRVVDEHANPIRGVVMQGRGWRRQWGDVRRVFTVAEGVDVELPGASFGQVNTKGNLLLVEKTVQAALPAPGASVLELYAGAGNFSLALARRSGRLTAVDEDRTAVETGRASARAAGLANVRFVAARAGDYLEKAAVRPDVLVVDPPRSGLTDAAAPCARLGAPRWVYVSCNPTTLARDLRIAAEHGYRLKEACPIDMFPHTFHVETVCTLELT; via the coding sequence ATGGTGGAGCTGGATCTGACCATCGAGTCTCTGGCCTTCGGCGGCGCCGGCGTCGCTCGCAGTGGTGATGGGCGCGTCGTCTTCGTCGAAGGAGTCGCGCCCGGCGACCGCGTGCGCGCGCAGGTGACGGCCGACCAGGGATCGTATCTGCAGGCGCGCACTCTGGACGTGCTCGAGCCCGGGCCTTCTCGTGTGGCGCCGCCGTGTCCGATCGTCGAGCAGTGCGGAGGCTGCCCCTGGCAGCAGGTGGACTATGCCGCCCAGCTGGCCGCCAAGAAACGGGCCGTGGTGGACGCGCTCGAGCGCATCGGCGCGATCCACGAGCCTCCCGTGCGCGAGGTGTTGCCGTCCCCCGAGCTGTTCGGGTACCGCAATCGCCTGAGCCTGCGCTTCCAGGACGCCCGCATCGGCTTCTACCAGGCCCGGACCAATCGGCTGGTGCCGGTAGCCGACTGCCTTCTGGCCGAAGAGCCGATTCGCGCGGCGCTTCCGCAGATCGAGGCCTTCGTAGCCTCACTGGCCACGCGCGTGATGCGCGTCGAGATCGCCACGCGCGGGCGCCTGCCGGGCCTGGTCCTTGCCATCCAGAGCGGAGGCCGGCTGCGGCATGGTGACACCGTGGCGGCGCAGCGCGTGGTCGACGAGCACGCCAATCCCATCCGCGGCGTCGTCATGCAGGGGCGTGGCTGGCGCAGACAGTGGGGCGACGTTCGACGCGTGTTCACGGTCGCCGAGGGCGTGGACGTCGAGCTGCCGGGCGCCTCGTTCGGCCAGGTCAACACGAAAGGAAATCTTCTGCTGGTGGAGAAGACGGTGCAGGCCGCGCTGCCGGCGCCGGGCGCCAGCGTCCTGGAGCTCTACGCCGGCGCCGGCAATTTCTCGCTCGCCCTCGCACGGCGCTCCGGGCGCCTGACCGCGGTCGACGAGGATCGAACGGCGGTGGAGACGGGCCGCGCTTCGGCGCGTGCTGCGGGCCTGGCCAACGTGCGCTTCGTCGCGGCGCGCGCAGGTGACTACCTGGAGAAGGCGGCGGTACGCCCCGATGTGCTCGTCGTCGATCCGCCGCGCAGCGGACTGACCGACGCAGCCGCGCCGTGCGCGCGTCTCGGGGCACCGCGATGGGTTTACGTCTCGTGCAATCCGACGACGCTGGCGCGCGATCTGCGCATTGCCGCCGAGCATGGTTATCGCCTGAAGGAGGCGTGCCCGATCGACATGTTTCCGCACACTTTCCACGTCGAAACCGTGTGCACCCTAGAGTTGACATGA
- a CDS encoding MBL fold metallo-hydrolase, with protein sequence MKLTVLGSGDAFCAAGSLHSCNVLEHGGGKIVLECGPAILAGLKRNGFNTGDIDAVVVSHLHGDHFGGIPFLFLEYLFENPRTRPLTLVGPPTVLTRSLALYAGYYRELQSFELPFEIKVCEMRPGSRAEVAGFQIESFQVPHNADPVALGYHFTCPEGRVLFSGDSAWTEEFIHRSQDVDLFLCECCTMEPATPMHTAYTDLLAHRDQLGCKRLLLTHLGEDVRAAAEFRYERARDGLIIEF encoded by the coding sequence GTGAAACTTACCGTCCTTGGCTCGGGGGATGCGTTTTGTGCCGCCGGCTCCCTACACAGCTGCAACGTCCTGGAGCATGGGGGCGGCAAGATCGTGCTCGAATGCGGCCCGGCCATCCTTGCCGGCCTCAAGCGCAACGGCTTCAATACCGGCGACATCGACGCGGTGGTGGTCTCCCACCTGCACGGCGACCACTTCGGCGGCATTCCGTTCCTGTTTCTCGAGTACCTGTTCGAGAACCCGCGCACGCGGCCGCTGACGCTGGTGGGCCCGCCCACCGTCCTCACGCGCAGCCTGGCCCTGTATGCTGGCTACTACCGCGAACTGCAGTCCTTCGAGCTGCCCTTCGAGATCAAGGTCTGCGAGATGCGGCCGGGCTCGCGCGCGGAAGTGGCCGGTTTCCAGATCGAATCGTTCCAGGTCCCGCACAACGCCGATCCGGTCGCGCTCGGCTATCACTTCACGTGCCCGGAAGGGCGGGTGCTTTTTTCGGGCGACTCGGCCTGGACCGAGGAGTTCATCCATCGGAGCCAGGACGTGGACCTGTTTCTGTGCGAGTGCTGCACGATGGAGCCGGCCACGCCCATGCACACCGCCTACACCGACCTGCTCGCGCACCGCGACCAGCTCGGCTGCAAGCGCCTGCTGCTGACCCACCTTGGCGAAGACGTGCGCGCGGCCGCCGAGTTCCGCTATGAGCGTGCCCGCGACGGCCTCATCATCGAATTCTGA
- a CDS encoding CoA pyrophosphatase — protein sequence MTLPQQLAEHLRRRPRRKLSAPEAIPCAVLIPLVPSEEDFDIIYTLRSEHLPSHKGQVAFPGGKMCSDDDDLVSCALRESAEEIGIDPSHVQVIGCLDDVYTMATQYVITPWVGLLPQGYQFRANPDEVADVFHVPLQRLRDPRHHAQRVRQWGGNDYDISVITAGRHEIWGATHQITMNLLERIDEIEERMRRSA from the coding sequence ATGACGCTTCCTCAACAGCTCGCCGAGCATCTGCGCCGGCGGCCGCGGCGCAAGCTGTCGGCGCCCGAGGCCATACCGTGCGCGGTGCTGATCCCGCTCGTGCCGTCCGAGGAGGATTTCGACATCATCTACACCCTGCGCAGCGAGCATCTGCCGAGCCACAAAGGGCAGGTCGCGTTTCCCGGCGGCAAGATGTGCAGCGACGACGACGACCTCGTCTCCTGCGCGCTGCGGGAGAGCGCCGAGGAGATCGGGATCGATCCTTCGCACGTGCAGGTCATCGGGTGCCTGGACGACGTCTACACGATGGCGACGCAGTACGTGATCACGCCGTGGGTGGGACTGCTGCCGCAAGGGTACCAGTTCCGTGCGAACCCTGACGAGGTTGCCGACGTCTTTCACGTGCCGTTGCAGCGGCTTCGCGACCCGCGTCACCACGCGCAGCGCGTCCGGCAGTGGGGCGGCAACGACTACGACATCTCCGTCATCACGGCGGGGCGGCACGAGATCTGGGGCGCCACGCACCAGATCACGATGAACCTGCTCGAGCGCATCGACGAGATCGAAGAGCGCATGCGCCGCTCGGCTTGA
- the thiI gene encoding tRNA uracil 4-sulfurtransferase ThiI produces the protein MTADVIVAHYNEITLKLGHRSIFVARLLDNVRKALAGLPVGAVSHSTGRVVIELAGTGADAVVQRLVAVPGIANILPARRLEPTLEALDAAVGEALEHWRPSGSFAVRVRRADKRFPVSSPEVGARVGAAIVAATAARVDLDHPDSAVHVFILADQILLAFERIEGCGGLPVGSAGRVVLLLSGGIDSPVAGLRMQRRGARLEAVHFHSAPMLSAASQEKARALCGILARGQGSIRLSLVPFGETQAQIVAAVPRSLRVVLYRRMMMRIASEFGRRARAGALVTGESLGQVASQTLTNMSVIERAASISVLRPLVGMDKLEISRYADREGTFEISIQPDQDCCSLFVPRHPATAADMDEVLEAEARLDTAAMVESCIDRARVEFLDAVWPAHRSPARAAMT, from the coding sequence GTGACTGCCGACGTCATCGTTGCGCACTACAACGAGATCACGCTCAAGCTCGGGCACCGCTCCATCTTCGTGGCACGGCTCCTCGACAACGTGCGAAAAGCGCTCGCCGGGCTGCCCGTCGGTGCGGTGTCGCACAGCACGGGCCGCGTCGTCATCGAGCTCGCGGGCACCGGCGCCGACGCGGTCGTGCAGCGCCTGGTGGCGGTGCCGGGCATCGCCAACATCCTGCCCGCTCGCCGCCTGGAGCCGACGCTGGAGGCGCTCGACGCCGCCGTTGGCGAGGCGCTCGAGCATTGGCGGCCCTCAGGAAGCTTTGCGGTACGGGTGCGACGCGCCGACAAGCGCTTCCCCGTTTCCTCGCCGGAAGTGGGCGCGCGAGTGGGCGCGGCCATCGTTGCAGCCACTGCGGCGCGCGTCGATCTCGATCATCCCGACTCGGCAGTGCACGTCTTCATTCTGGCCGACCAGATTCTGCTCGCGTTCGAGCGCATCGAAGGCTGCGGAGGCCTGCCCGTTGGAAGCGCAGGACGGGTGGTGCTGCTGCTGTCGGGCGGCATCGATTCTCCGGTGGCCGGACTTCGCATGCAGCGTCGGGGCGCGCGCCTGGAGGCGGTGCACTTCCACAGCGCGCCGATGCTAAGCGCGGCAAGCCAGGAAAAGGCGCGGGCGCTGTGCGGGATCCTGGCGCGCGGACAGGGCTCGATCCGGCTGTCGCTGGTGCCGTTCGGCGAGACGCAGGCGCAGATCGTCGCCGCCGTCCCTCGCTCGCTACGCGTCGTGCTGTACCGGCGCATGATGATGCGCATCGCCAGCGAGTTCGGCCGCCGCGCGCGCGCCGGAGCCCTGGTGACCGGAGAGAGCCTCGGGCAGGTCGCATCGCAGACGCTGACCAACATGAGCGTGATCGAGCGTGCCGCGTCGATCTCGGTGCTGCGGCCGCTGGTGGGCATGGACAAGCTGGAGATCAGCCGCTACGCCGATCGCGAAGGCACCTTCGAGATCTCCATCCAGCCGGACCAGGACTGCTGCTCGCTGTTCGTTCCCAGGCATCCGGCGACCGCCGCCGATATGGACGAAGTGCTGGAAGCCGAGGCGCGGCTGGACACGGCGGCGATGGTGGAATCGTGCATCGACCGGGCGCGCGTGGAGTTCCTGGACGCGGTGTGGCCTGCGCATCGCTCGCCGGCTCGCGCGGCCATGACCTGA
- a CDS encoding DUF721 domain-containing protein, with amino-acid sequence MKGAGPIRLSSVLEQALARLNLHRRLDDYRVWQAWDDVVGATIARNAQPVRLDGTRLVIAVRTSSWLQELSLLQKELVGRLNERMGREVVRELFFVVGRVEEDAPVQKKDASRPAAAPPSRPRVVDANKLDLPPGLGPELTAAFERLWSSARKRR; translated from the coding sequence GTGAAGGGTGCCGGGCCCATCCGTCTGTCGAGCGTGCTGGAGCAGGCGCTGGCTCGCCTGAACCTGCATCGACGCCTCGATGACTACCGCGTATGGCAGGCCTGGGATGACGTGGTCGGCGCCACCATCGCACGCAATGCGCAGCCCGTGCGCCTCGATGGTACGCGCCTGGTGATCGCCGTCCGGACGTCGAGCTGGCTGCAGGAGCTGAGCCTGCTGCAGAAGGAACTCGTCGGCCGCCTCAACGAGCGAATGGGCCGTGAGGTGGTGCGCGAGCTGTTCTTCGTGGTCGGACGCGTCGAGGAGGATGCGCCGGTGCAGAAAAAGGACGCTTCGCGGCCGGCGGCGGCGCCGCCGTCCAGGCCGCGAGTCGTCGATGCGAACAAGCTCGACTTGCCGCCGGGCCTCGGGCCCGAGTTGACCGCTGCCTTCGAACGCCTCTGGTCGAGCGCGCGCAAGCGGCGCTGA
- a CDS encoding vitamin B12-dependent ribonucleotide reductase: MSTRTGRGLSFSRRLSKAGVDPYSTVEWELRDAVIQGEGGKVVFEQRGVEFPANWSQLATNVVASKYFRGPLGSPQRETSVRQLIGRVVTTIVGWGEAQGYFADLVARDIFRDELTHLMLEQYACFNSPVWFNVGVEARPQCSACFILSVDDTMDSILDWYRKEGVIFKGGSGSGVNLSRIRSSKEELGGGGTASGPVSFMRAADASAGVIKSGGKTRRAAKMVVLNVDHPDVEEFICCKAEEEKKAWALIDAGYDGAIDGTAYGSVFFQNANNSVRVTDDFMRAVAVDGPWSTRQVLSGQPAQTYRARDLWRKIAENAHFCGDPGLQFDTTINDWHTCPNTGRINASNPCSEYMHLDNSACNLASLNLMKFTDASGRFEVESFAHAVDLLITAQDILVDNSSYPTDEIGKTAREYRQLGLGYANLGALLMSMGLPYDSDAGRAYSAAVTSLMCGRAYDQSTRIAEAMGPYAGYAANREPQLRVIEKHREKSRAIDSAYVPLDLLSASRDVWDSALSRGRTHGVRNSQVTVLAPTGTIAFMMDCDTTGVEPDIALVKYKKLVGGGMLKFVNTTVSRALRKLGYETRQVTDILEYIDEHDTIEGAPHLLEEHLPVFDCAFKPRSGVRSIEPLGHIRMMGAVQPFLSGAISKTVNMPTDATIEDVENIYLESWRLGLKAVAIYRDGCKRSQPLNTGTDAKKEKTAEAVEEPARPVRHRLGADCRSIRHKFDVAGHEGYIHVGFFEDGTPGEIFIKMAKEGSTISGLMDTIATLTSLSLQYGVPLEALVNKFAHVRFEPSGFTKNPDIPVAKSLTDYIFRFLGSRFLGENKVEATVVTESGEVKAPSGRPELKVVEGGQGRPTDLFLSQSDAPTCSDCGSIMIRNGACYKCHNCGATSGCS; encoded by the coding sequence ATGTCGACCAGGACGGGGCGCGGCCTCAGCTTTTCGCGCCGGCTGTCCAAGGCAGGAGTCGATCCCTACAGCACGGTGGAGTGGGAGCTGCGAGATGCCGTCATCCAGGGAGAGGGCGGCAAGGTCGTCTTCGAGCAGCGCGGCGTCGAGTTCCCTGCCAACTGGTCGCAGCTGGCCACCAATGTCGTCGCATCCAAGTATTTCCGCGGCCCGCTCGGCAGCCCGCAGCGCGAGACCAGCGTCCGCCAGCTCATCGGCCGCGTCGTCACCACCATCGTGGGCTGGGGCGAGGCACAGGGATACTTCGCCGACCTCGTCGCGCGCGACATCTTCCGCGACGAGCTCACGCACCTGATGCTCGAGCAGTACGCCTGCTTCAACAGCCCGGTATGGTTCAACGTCGGCGTGGAGGCCCGGCCGCAGTGCTCGGCCTGCTTCATCCTGTCGGTCGACGACACGATGGACTCGATCCTGGACTGGTACCGCAAGGAAGGCGTGATCTTCAAAGGCGGCTCGGGCTCGGGCGTCAACCTCTCGCGCATCCGCTCGTCCAAAGAGGAGCTCGGCGGCGGCGGCACAGCCTCCGGCCCCGTCTCCTTCATGCGCGCCGCCGACGCCTCGGCCGGCGTGATCAAGTCGGGCGGCAAGACTCGCCGTGCGGCCAAGATGGTCGTGCTCAACGTCGACCATCCGGACGTCGAGGAGTTCATCTGTTGCAAGGCCGAGGAAGAAAAGAAGGCCTGGGCGCTGATCGATGCCGGCTACGACGGCGCCATCGACGGCACCGCCTACGGATCCGTCTTCTTCCAGAACGCGAACAACTCGGTGCGGGTCACCGACGATTTCATGCGCGCGGTGGCCGTCGACGGCCCCTGGAGCACGCGGCAGGTGCTGTCGGGGCAGCCGGCGCAGACCTACAGGGCGCGCGACCTGTGGCGCAAGATCGCCGAGAACGCCCATTTCTGCGGCGATCCGGGGCTGCAGTTCGATACGACCATCAACGACTGGCACACCTGCCCCAACACGGGCCGCATCAACGCGTCCAATCCGTGCAGCGAGTACATGCACCTGGACAACTCGGCCTGTAACCTGGCGTCGCTGAACCTGATGAAGTTCACCGATGCCTCGGGCCGCTTCGAGGTGGAATCCTTCGCGCATGCGGTGGACCTCCTGATCACGGCGCAGGACATCCTGGTCGACAATTCGAGCTACCCGACCGACGAGATCGGCAAGACCGCCCGCGAGTACCGCCAGCTCGGCCTCGGCTACGCCAACCTCGGCGCGCTGCTGATGTCGATGGGCCTTCCCTACGACTCCGACGCCGGCCGCGCCTATTCGGCGGCCGTCACCTCCCTGATGTGCGGGCGCGCCTACGACCAGTCGACGAGGATCGCCGAGGCGATGGGACCCTACGCCGGGTACGCCGCCAACCGCGAGCCGCAGCTGCGCGTCATCGAGAAGCACCGCGAGAAGTCGCGCGCGATCGACTCGGCCTACGTGCCGCTGGACCTGCTCTCGGCCAGCCGCGACGTCTGGGACTCGGCACTGTCACGGGGCCGCACCCACGGCGTACGCAACTCGCAGGTGACGGTGCTGGCGCCGACCGGAACGATCGCGTTCATGATGGACTGCGACACCACCGGTGTGGAGCCCGACATCGCGCTGGTCAAGTACAAGAAGCTGGTCGGCGGCGGCATGCTCAAGTTCGTCAACACCACGGTGTCGCGGGCGCTGCGCAAGCTCGGCTACGAGACGAGGCAGGTCACCGACATCCTCGAGTACATCGACGAGCACGACACCATCGAAGGCGCGCCGCACCTGCTCGAGGAGCACCTCCCGGTCTTCGACTGCGCCTTCAAACCGCGCTCGGGCGTTCGCTCGATCGAGCCGCTCGGCCACATCCGCATGATGGGCGCGGTCCAGCCGTTCCTGTCGGGCGCGATCTCCAAGACCGTCAACATGCCCACCGACGCGACCATCGAGGATGTGGAGAACATCTACTTGGAGTCATGGCGGCTGGGGCTGAAGGCCGTGGCGATCTACCGGGACGGCTGCAAGCGAAGCCAGCCGCTCAACACCGGCACCGACGCCAAGAAGGAGAAGACGGCCGAGGCGGTCGAGGAGCCGGCGCGGCCGGTGCGCCATCGTCTCGGCGCCGATTGCCGCTCGATCCGCCACAAGTTCGATGTGGCCGGACACGAGGGCTACATCCACGTCGGCTTCTTCGAGGACGGCACCCCGGGCGAGATCTTCATCAAGATGGCCAAGGAGGGCTCGACCATCTCGGGCCTGATGGACACCATCGCCACGCTGACCTCGCTGTCGCTGCAGTACGGCGTGCCGCTGGAAGCGCTGGTGAACAAATTCGCACACGTGCGCTTCGAGCCCTCGGGCTTCACCAAGAACCCGGACATCCCGGTGGCCAAGAGCCTGACCGACTACATCTTCCGCTTCCTCGGCAGCCGCTTCCTCGGCGAGAACAAGGTCGAGGCCACGGTGGTGACCGAGTCTGGCGAGGTCAAGGCGCCGTCGGGACGGCCCGAGCTGAAGGTCGTCGAGGGCGGGCAGGGCAGGCCGACCGATCTGTTCCTTTCGCAGAGCGATGCGCCCACGTGCTCGGACTGCGGCTCCATCATGATCCGCAACGGCGCCTGCTATAAATGCCACAACTGCGGCGCCACCAGCGGCTGCTCGTAA
- a CDS encoding septum formation initiator family protein, with the protein MRSSHTVFVWLVRLLGISAIVLAYSLFLGPYGLPGLRALRAQVADRSDRVHERILANAALEERLESLKSDPRALETELRTSQNWVRPGEVMIVVPGSDAAAAAR; encoded by the coding sequence ATGCGCTCGTCCCATACCGTCTTCGTCTGGCTGGTGCGGCTGCTCGGGATCAGCGCCATCGTGCTCGCGTACTCGCTTTTCCTCGGCCCGTACGGCCTTCCGGGCCTGCGCGCCCTGCGCGCCCAGGTCGCCGACCGTTCGGACCGGGTGCACGAGCGCATTCTGGCCAATGCCGCCCTGGAAGAGCGGCTCGAGTCGCTCAAGAGCGATCCACGCGCGCTGGAGACCGAGCTTCGCACCTCGCAGAACTGGGTGCGGCCGGGCGAGGTCATGATCGTCGTGCCCGGCTCCGATGCGGCCGCGGCGGCCCGTTAG
- the eno gene encoding phosphopyruvate hydratase — translation MRIESVHAREILDSRGNPTIEAEVRVAGGAIGRACVPSGASTGQHEALELRDGDKKRYGGKGVLKAVANVNKTIAKAVTGMDVRDQAAVDRRMIELDGTPNKSALGANAILAVSLAVAQAAAAHTRQPLFRSIGGSRATTLPVPLMNIVNGGAHADNRLDFQEFMIVPHGARTFADALRMGAEIFQALKAVLHGRKQSTNVGDEGGFAPDLKTNDEAIEVVLEAIEKAGYSAGKHASLALDAAATELWEDGRYHFKKSDGGRKTSDQMIKLYERLVGRYPIVSIEDGLAEDDWDGWVQLTRKLGKKVQLVGDDLFVTNSERLRRGIDVRAANSILIKVNQIGSLTETLEAIKTARKAGYTSVISHRSGETEDATIADLSVATGAGQIKTGSLSRGERTAKYNQLLRIEESLGKRAIYPGKKAFA, via the coding sequence ATGAGGATCGAGTCCGTTCACGCGCGCGAGATACTCGACTCGCGCGGCAACCCCACCATCGAAGCCGAGGTCCGCGTGGCGGGCGGCGCCATCGGGCGTGCCTGCGTTCCATCGGGCGCATCGACCGGCCAGCACGAGGCGCTCGAGCTGCGCGACGGCGACAAGAAGCGCTACGGCGGCAAGGGCGTGCTCAAGGCCGTGGCCAACGTGAACAAGACCATCGCCAAGGCCGTGACGGGGATGGACGTGCGCGATCAGGCGGCGGTGGACCGGCGGATGATCGAGCTCGACGGTACGCCCAACAAATCCGCACTCGGCGCCAATGCCATCCTGGCCGTGTCGCTGGCGGTGGCCCAGGCGGCCGCGGCTCACACCAGGCAGCCGCTGTTCCGGTCCATCGGAGGCAGCCGCGCCACAACGCTGCCGGTGCCGCTCATGAACATCGTCAACGGCGGCGCCCACGCCGACAACCGGCTCGACTTCCAAGAGTTCATGATCGTGCCGCACGGCGCCCGTACTTTCGCGGACGCTCTGCGCATGGGCGCCGAGATCTTCCAGGCGCTCAAGGCCGTGCTCCATGGGCGCAAGCAGAGCACCAACGTCGGCGACGAGGGCGGCTTCGCGCCCGACCTGAAGACCAACGACGAGGCCATCGAGGTGGTGCTCGAGGCAATCGAAAAAGCCGGTTATTCCGCGGGAAAACACGCATCTTTGGCGCTCGATGCGGCAGCCACGGAGCTGTGGGAGGACGGCCGCTACCACTTCAAGAAATCGGACGGCGGCCGGAAGACCTCCGACCAGATGATCAAGCTCTACGAGCGTCTGGTCGGCCGGTACCCGATCGTCTCCATCGAGGACGGCCTTGCCGAGGACGATTGGGACGGCTGGGTCCAGCTCACCAGGAAGCTCGGCAAGAAGGTCCAGCTGGTCGGCGACGACCTCTTCGTGACCAACAGCGAGCGCCTGCGCCGCGGCATCGATGTGCGTGCGGCCAATTCCATTCTGATCAAGGTCAACCAGATCGGGTCTCTGACCGAAACCCTCGAAGCCATCAAGACCGCCCGCAAGGCCGGCTACACCTCCGTCATCTCGCACCGCTCCGGCGAGACCGAGGACGCCACGATCGCCGATTTGTCGGTCGCCACCGGAGCCGGGCAGATCAAGACCGGATCTCTCTCGCGCGGCGAGAGGACCGCCAAGTACAACCAGCTCCTTCGCATCGAGGAGTCACTTGGGAAACGCGCGATTTACCCTGGAAAGAAGGCATTCGCGTGA
- a CDS encoding SCP2 sterol-binding domain-containing protein, with amino-acid sequence MAEQATSAKQVFEVMPSRFNAAAAQGVNATYQFDLTGDGGGTWQVKVANGTCEVSEGAPGPANITITMAASDYLDMINGKLNPQMAFMGGKLKIKGDMSLALKMQQIFPNA; translated from the coding sequence ATGGCCGAGCAAGCAACGAGTGCGAAGCAAGTTTTCGAAGTGATGCCTTCGCGGTTCAACGCAGCCGCTGCCCAAGGCGTCAACGCCACCTATCAGTTCGATCTGACCGGCGACGGCGGCGGCACCTGGCAGGTCAAGGTCGCCAACGGCACCTGCGAGGTCAGCGAGGGCGCCCCGGGCCCGGCCAACATCACCATCACCATGGCTGCTTCGGACTACCTCGACATGATCAACGGCAAGCTGAACCCGCAGATGGCCTTCATGGGCGGCAAGCTGAAGATCAAGGGCGACATGAGCCTGGCCCTGAAGATGCAGCAGATCTTCCCGAACGCGTAA